A stretch of Malus sylvestris chromosome 11, drMalSylv7.2, whole genome shotgun sequence DNA encodes these proteins:
- the LOC126590773 gene encoding general transcription and DNA repair factor IIH subunit TFB2-like isoform X2, whose product MGMPTYSFSVQTSHLTSMAEEGFDFNACIYNAMLVSPHLSFLAQERGLDSADLISFLVELSFHVNGEAYNINTFNERQNNIVKDLADLGLIKLQQGRKDSWFIPTNLATNLLVSLTDSSSRKQVGYLYNYMF is encoded by the exons ATGGGGATGCCAACTTATAGCTTTTCAGTTCAAACATCACATTTGACTTCCATGGCGGAAGAAGGTTTTGATTTCAATGCCTGCATATATAATG CTATGTTGGTCTCTCCTCACCTCTCCTTTTTGGCGCAGGAGCGTGGATTAGATTCTGCAGATTTGATTTCATTCCTGGTAGaacttagttttcatgttaATGGCGAG GCATATAACATAAATACATTCAATGAGAGGCAAAATAATATAGTCAAGGATCTTGCAGATTTGGGACTGATCAAACTTCAGCAG GGAAGGAAAGACAGTTGGTTTATACCTACTAACTTAGCTACTAATCTTTTAGTTAGCTTGACAGACTCATCATCGAGGAAACAAGTTGGTTATTT GTACAATTACATGTTTTAG
- the LOC126590773 gene encoding general transcription and DNA repair factor IIH subunit TFB2-like isoform X4, whose protein sequence is MGMPTYSFSVQTSHLTSMAEEGFDFNACIYNAMLVSPHLSFLAQERGLDSADLISFLVELSFHVNGEAYNINTFNERQNNIVKDLADLGLIKLQQGRKDSWFIPTNLATNLLVSLTDSSSRKQVGYLYSF, encoded by the exons ATGGGGATGCCAACTTATAGCTTTTCAGTTCAAACATCACATTTGACTTCCATGGCGGAAGAAGGTTTTGATTTCAATGCCTGCATATATAATG CTATGTTGGTCTCTCCTCACCTCTCCTTTTTGGCGCAGGAGCGTGGATTAGATTCTGCAGATTTGATTTCATTCCTGGTAGaacttagttttcatgttaATGGCGAG GCATATAACATAAATACATTCAATGAGAGGCAAAATAATATAGTCAAGGATCTTGCAGATTTGGGACTGATCAAACTTCAGCAG GGAAGGAAAGACAGTTGGTTTATACCTACTAACTTAGCTACTAATCTTTTAGTTAGCTTGACAGACTCATCATCGAGGAAACAAGTTGGTTATTTGTACTCATTCTAG
- the LOC126590773 gene encoding general transcription and DNA repair factor IIH subunit TFB2-like isoform X5, which translates to MGMPTYSFSVQTSHLTSMAEEGFDFNACIYNAMLVSPHLSFLAQERGLDSADLISFLVELSFHVNGEAYNINTFNERQNNIVKDLADLGLIKLQQGRKDSWFIPTNLATNLLVSLTDSSSRKQVQLHVLV; encoded by the exons ATGGGGATGCCAACTTATAGCTTTTCAGTTCAAACATCACATTTGACTTCCATGGCGGAAGAAGGTTTTGATTTCAATGCCTGCATATATAATG CTATGTTGGTCTCTCCTCACCTCTCCTTTTTGGCGCAGGAGCGTGGATTAGATTCTGCAGATTTGATTTCATTCCTGGTAGaacttagttttcatgttaATGGCGAG GCATATAACATAAATACATTCAATGAGAGGCAAAATAATATAGTCAAGGATCTTGCAGATTTGGGACTGATCAAACTTCAGCAG GGAAGGAAAGACAGTTGGTTTATACCTACTAACTTAGCTACTAATCTTTTAGTTAGCTTGACAGACTCATCATCGAGGAAACAA GTACAATTGCATGTTTTAGTTTGA